The region TCTAAAGTATGCTTTTCTTTCCTTTAACCCTAGTGTTGTCACCATTGTCGTTTTGGGATCCTGCTGGAGGCTTAGATCGTTCGTGTGAACTGCTGCCTACAACATGCTTCTTTCGACTTGGAGCACCTGTTTTGGAAGACTCAACTAATGGACCTGACCGAGTTTGAAATGGTTCTTTCGGATAAGGGAATGATGTAGAGCTGAAGGCGATATCGGGAGGAACAAGTGCAGGATCAATGTGATGCGATGCTCCTAATGGAATGCCAACTGCTGCATCCTGGTGTGGAGGGGGGAACTTTTCGCTTTTGCTTTTTGCATTGGCGTGTGATATTAAGCGCCTTCTCTGCTTCACAAGGAAACCGAAATTAGTTATAAAATATCAGAAAGTTTTAACCTTTACTCTAGAGGCAGATAGACTAGTCGAGGCAGCTTATCAAATAATACTTGATAAGCTGACAAAAATTTTAGCAGAACTGTTACTTGACAGTATATCTTACTAGGAAGAGATAAAAACAAACTTTCAATGCTGGATCTCAATACAAGTAATAGCTCACTATCCGACTTACATCAAGATTAGACTGAAGCTCGGCATTGGCTTCTGGAGCAGGAACTGCCCTTGCTCGATTGCGTGTCCTTGTCTTCCTCGTACCATCACCCTGGGCTTTACCAGCTGCTCTGAGTCTGCAAATTTATATGTCATTGTTGATTATGTATGAATGAAGCATATACAGGAGATATAAATGACTTGATGCTTTCAAATGAATATTTGCCTTTGCATGTGTGATCGAGAACAAGACAGAAGCATAAGCTTTAATGATTGTAACAAAATATGTATGTTAAAGTAAATAACCATTGCTAGAAAACAAATTACCACATTGAATAATTCTAAACCATTGCACATTTACACTAATGTATCTAACCAACCAGCAAAATTCAAAGTTCCTCGAGTCATAACAAGCTTTGTCATCTACATTTAGCGAAGAATCACTTAAGACATTGCACCTAAGATCCAGAAAGACCTAAATCTCCATATATGAGAATGCAAACCACATTAGCTTATACATAGATGAGTGTATGTTGATCAGGGGTTTCCAATAAAGCATGCATGAAAGTCTATCAAACTAAAATAATTCTCAAACCCTTGATCAGCTAGCATTTTCTCGTAAAATGGCCAATTATTAAATTCAACATAAAGCAAAAGAATTGACCTCCGAGCTTCATCATCTCTTCGTTTTGCATCTATCTCTTTACTGGGTGGATATTTCGGAAGGCTAGAAGGTTCGCAAGCATAAGGTTCTGTTGTGAAGAACTGCCGAGGAGAATAAAATGGTGAAAAAGAGACTTTTCCAAAGGGTATATTCTAAATAAACCAATCATTACAGAAAATCAGACAGTGTTCACTGAAATCAAAGGACTCACTTCACTTCTTAATGCAGCAGTGGCAGTCAAACGTTCTGCAGGATCAATTGCGAGCAAAGTATCGATAAGGAATAGTGATGATGGTGGGAAATCTTTGAATGTCTCCTTTATGCATCGTTTATAAGGCTCTCGAGGTTTAaataaggttgcattcggcaacttataCTTCTTCCAGTATTCGTCTGATGGTGAACCACATAacttgtaaattttatgtaattgttctacctaattgataaaagaaaaaagaaacagttAGTGGAAATAAAGTGGGAGTACAACTAAATCGAATGTCAACTTCAATGCTCAACATGCAACTAAAAAAGCAAAGAGTGAAAAGATTCCAAGATATGGTATTGTAATTTAATGGTTGCAAGATGTTATCCTCGAGTCTCTATGCATTATGCAATAAACATGGAACGAATAAATTAAGTTAAACAAGCAAGTAAGAACCAAAGAACGTCATAAATGAGCAGAGATGCCGGAATACCTTCCAGCTAAAATCTTGCACACTTATAATCCTGAACAAACAACAAAATGAAGTGAAATCCTACCTCGGTTCGACCTGGCATAACGGGCCTCCCAGCAAAGAGCTCAGCTAAAATGCATCCCGCACTCCAGAGGTCCACACCAACACCATAATCTGTAGCCCCAAGAAGAAGCTCAGGGGCACGATACCACAAAGTAACCACCCGACTAGTCATTAGATGCTTGCGGTTAGGATCAAAGAATGTAGCCAGTCCGAAATCGGCAATCTTAAGTAGACCTTCATCATCAATAAGAAGATTCGACCCCTTAATATCACGGTGAAGCACTCCCCGGTTGTGACAGTGCTCAAGGCCAGAGAGTAGTTGATGTATATAACATTTAACCTACAACCGTACCATAAAGTTTAATCAAACTTCGTGACTCACCACCTCAGCAACAATGTAAATTATGGGTATTACTACTAATTAAATAGCATGGCAGGTTGAGGCTAACCTGTGGCTCCGTAAACTTTACTATCGGGCTTGCTACAAGCCCAGCCAAATCATGCTCCATGTATTGAAATACCAAGTACAAACTACATGACATCCTCGAAGTAACTAAACCTTCCAATTTTACAACATTGGGATGATCCAACCTCCGCAATATGAGAATCTCTCTAGCCATGAATTTCACACTCTCGGGTTCCAGATTATCAAACCGGACCTTCTTTAGTGCAACTATATTATTTGTCACCATATCTTTAGCTTTATACACATTGCTATATGTTCCTGAGCCAATCTATCATTAGTAAGGAAAGGTAAGTATAGGAATCAAAACACCTACAAATCAAGAACAAGGACAAGACCAAGAATCGAACTGCATCCAAGATAATGTAACTAAGGCAGCTGCGACAAAATCAACCATCAATATGCtataaatcaaacaaagaacACAAGTGAAATGGCACAAACCAGTTAAATTCACAAACATTTCAAACAAACTACATTTTTTTACACCATCATTCAATAAGGATAACATCGAACAGATGAAAAACAGCCCACCTAATCAAAACAGCAACTTCAAAAGTATCGACAAATCGAGAACATGAGCAAGAATCGAACAGCATCCAAGATAATGTAACCAAAGGCAGCCACGAAAATTAGACCATCACAAACAAAGAACACAACTAAAACTAGTTAAACTCactaacatttcaaaacaaacaaCATATTTGACATCATCATTGAACAAGGATAAGTCCCACCTTATCAATTTTCTCAAATGTGTCGGCCCTTCGAGGAATCCATCCATTAAGCGCCTCCCCACAGGCATCGGAAAGCCACGAAGGCCATCCAGCAGCCACTTGCTCTCCACGCAAATGCTTTGGAAGGTTACTAAGCCTTGGATTTGGCTTTGATTTTCTCCTTTCCCCCCTTTGTTTTGTTTTACCATCAGCTTTTTCCTCCTCCTGGGTACCCTCATTTTCAACCTCTACAACATTAGCATCAGTGTTTGGA is a window of Gossypium hirsutum isolate 1008001.06 chromosome D08, Gossypium_hirsutum_v2.1, whole genome shotgun sequence DNA encoding:
- the LOC107899141 gene encoding probable serine/threonine-protein kinase At1g54610 isoform X2; protein product: MGCILGREVSSGIVSESRESKNGSFEYDRRADNVTVPNTDANVVEVENEGTQEEEKADGKTKQRGERRKSKPNPRLSNLPKHLRGEQVAAGWPSWLSDACGEALNGWIPRRADTFEKIDKIGSGTYSNVYKAKDMVTNNIVALKKVRFDNLEPESVKFMAREILILRRLDHPNVVKLEGLVTSRMSCSLYLVFQYMEHDLAGLVASPIVKFTEPQVKCYIHQLLSGLEHCHNRGVLHRDIKGSNLLIDDEGLLKIADFGLATFFDPNRKHLMTSRVVTLWYRAPELLLGATDYGVGVDLWSAGCILAELFAGRPVMPGRTEVEQLHKIYKLCGSPSDEYWKKYKLPNATLFKPREPYKRCIKETFKDFPPSSLFLIDTLLAIDPAERLTATAALRSEFFTTEPYACEPSSLPKYPPSKEIDAKRRDDEARRLRAAGKAQGDGTRKTRTRNRARAVPAPEANAELQSNLDRRRLISHANAKSKSEKFPPPHQDAAVGIPLGASHHIDPALVPPDIAFSSTSFPYPKEPFQTRSGPLVESSKTGAPSRKKHVVGSSSHERSKPPAGSQNDNGDNTRVKGKKSIL
- the LOC107899141 gene encoding probable serine/threonine-protein kinase At1g54610 isoform X1, with translation MGCILGREVSSGIVSESRESKNGSFEYDRRADNVTVPNTDANVVEVENEGTQEEEKADGKTKQRGERRKSKPNPRLSNLPKHLRGEQVAAGWPSWLSDACGEALNGWIPRRADTFEKIDKIGSGTYSNVYKAKDMVTNNIVALKKVRFDNLEPESVKFMAREILILRRLDHPNVVKLEGLVTSRMSCSLYLVFQYMEHDLAGLVASPIVKFTEPQVKCYIHQLLSGLEHCHNRGVLHRDIKGSNLLIDDEGLLKIADFGLATFFDPNRKHLMTSRVVTLWYRAPELLLGATDYGVGVDLWSAGCILAELFAGRPVMPGRTEVEQLHKIYKLCGSPSDEYWKKYKLPNATLFKPREPYKRCIKETFKDFPPSSLFLIDTLLAIDPAERLTATAALRSEFFTTEPYACEPSSLPKYPPSKEIDAKRRDDEARRLRAAGKAQGDGTRKTRTRNRARAVPAPEANAELQSNLDQRRRLISHANAKSKSEKFPPPHQDAAVGIPLGASHHIDPALVPPDIAFSSTSFPYPKEPFQTRSGPLVESSKTGAPSRKKHVVGSSSHERSKPPAGSQNDNGDNTRVKGKKSIL